The window TCGGTTGTACtacattaatttcttttgatatTTCGTTTGAATTCGCAGAATTTTCGGTTTCAACGCtatttttttgacaataatTATGTTCAAAATCAATATAAGTTGTTAAATCCCATTCTGACAAACTTTCTTTCTTAATTTCGATTTGAATAGTTTTTGATTCATCATTAGCACTTAATTCCTCAGGTACctcttcttttattattatttcaccTTTATTTTCTTGAATTTCTTCTGGATTCGTTTTTTCGCAAATGCCATTTAATTTACGTATTTTCATATCTCCTTTATTCATATCATAAAGTGATAATTCAATTATAGTTTCATTTCCTAAAATAtagattatatttaattattaagaaatagacaacctaagccttgacgtcacagtggtgggcggagcttataacAGCTCAGCTgttataagctccgcccatctatGTGACGTCAGAATTAGACAGTTTGTGAAAATTTTACCTAAAGTTTGTCTTCCAGTTCGAGTTCtatctaattttaaattatgaatAACATCAACAGGTTTATTTAATTCGccatgaaaaaataattgtacTCTTAAAGGAAATTCACCCCAACCTCTTCTAGATAAATGAAAAGGActtttcctaaaaaaaataaataattaaacaaattgttttataacttaataatatGTGATTCATACATTACTTCAATAACATCGTTTGGTTTATAAGAAggatgtaaattaaaaataactttttgaataatatGAGATATATCAGGGTATTCTTTAGGTCCTCGAATATAAACCATCCATTTATGTGTTGAACTATCTTCAGGTGATTCTGATGGAGCCCATTTCGAGATGTTACCAATTACaatttgatgtttataaagttttctATTACGAATTAAGTTTACATTAGAAAGTGTTTCAATCTCTTCtttttttggttcatttttaacCTCGATATTAAGGGGTTtctcaattttaatatcagtagtgttctttatttcttctttaacaataaattctctatgttttttctttctaaGTCCTAAATTGCTGTAGATATGTTCAGAATTGTTTCCTAATAGTCTTTTAACAGCTGGATGAATTCTACtttgtttatcaataaaaggTACATCTTCGTTACTGCTACTAACTTGAAATtcatttttgttgtaataacTGGTTATTAAACAGTAACGTAATAGGTGTAAAGATTTTGCTGCTTTAGTTAGTCGTTGTTGAATTAATTCAAGCTGTTTTTCGCGGGTTTCCAGTTCTTTTTGAAATTCGCGTCTTAttacagttttaattttatttatcatttgcttattttctgaaattttttaaatgtaaataaggAGTTTTGAGTTTTCTTATTGAGCGAGTTCTCACCAAGATCTTCCCGTATCTTTTTCTGGTGCTTAACTGAATCGGTTAGTTGATAATCGGGGTCTCTTATCGGATCATTTTCTTCATTCATTTTACGGTCAAATTTCGtttaaatacgaaataatagaattatttacttttactgGTTATTTATAggttagaaaaatattttgatgtattttgaGTTGCCTATCTGCTCCTTTTCTTATCTAacgattataattaaaagtcGTTAAAGAAGATGGCGTTATTAACGATAATTgtcctcaatattttttctaattggATTTGTAATTTaggatattatttattttcattttaattatggttaaattaaattttgacctataattccaaaataaacagtaatatttataacatttcatttcaaatagaaataaatatatcCTCCATCTTTGTTTTGTactttgaggttaggttatttaTCAAGTGTACAAATAAGATCTTGCACGAAAATCTTAAAGATATTGTTGTATTTGAGCCTTTTGGATTGAATTAATGCTtcataaaattcgaaaattgtGAGGATTTGTTATGCATCTTTcccacaaaaaaattaaagggaCTTATTTCCAAACATAACCAAGAAACTCAcataaatacttttaaattgatttaaatgcTAGTTTTACGTACGAAATAATGTCGAATCGAACGAATTTTTGTAATGACCAATACCAAGAATCAATTTCAATGGAACAAGCGATTTTAGTGCAAGGAGGTGATCTTGAGAGTGTTTCTGAACCCTATATCACAACTAACGGAGATGGAACTCAGTATTTATCCATATTAGATTCTCAAAATGAAATAGTTCTCAATGAAATGAATGATGTTGATTTTGAACATAACCCTATGAGCCAACCGGAAGAGGAAGGTGGAGTTCCGGATGAGCAAGGGGGACAAGTTGTTTTATATCGAGTTGATGACAGTGATGAGCTTTATGGTGTGCAGTTTTTACAAGATGAAACGGGAATTTTAAGgaaatatcaatttaaagtTAGGTAAGTAcgaaaattgattaatttttgatacttCAAGGTGTTATTTTGTAGACAAACGGAAGATGGAATATTAGAAGCTCTTCCTGACACTCTCCAAGTTATTCCACttgatgatgaagaaattgAGCAAATCCCCGAAGTTCCAGAAACACCCCAAAACCCAATATTTGTAAAACAAGAGCAACAACTTCTTTCTGAAGCTGATGGTTTCAATCAAGAtgttttgtttgaaagagACCCAAGGGATACCAAAGAAGGGATATTGGGGCATAAACAAGCTCTCCTTGAAACAGTTGATGAGTCTGCAATGGATTTTGAGGAAAACCAAATATTTCATGAGTCCATGGAAGAAGTAACAATGGAAAAAGAATCAAATCTCACTAATGTTAAAGTTGAAGGTGGTATTCCAGAAATTTCATTTCAacataaatcatatttaaatgaagaaaattctGGAGAGAATTTATTAGAAGAAATTCCAAACACTTatgagttattaaaaaaacaaaatcaaattcatCATAATGGAAATGAAGATTGCTCTGAACTTGTAGAAAGTGGAAATATAGATTCATATCTGGAATCATCTATATCCATAGAGGAAGAGTTAGAAgaggaggaagaagaagaggacgacgacgacgatgattatgaagaagaagaagatgaagagGAATCCGAAAACGACTCAATTGATGGGGATCATGTAACAGGAGATGAAGTACGCGAAATAAGCAcgaatttagatttaaatcgaaaatttagTTATCAAAGAATCCCCGGAAAACGGAAAGTAATCCAaaacattttaagaaaaatcaaaGTGAGCGATATAAAATCATCAGGAAATGAATTAGAGGGGCAATTCTATTATTTGATCCGCGACCCCGAAAAAGAAAACTTGGTCAAATACCAAAACACATCACCACTAATAAGCACAAATCCCCgaagtattttaaaaacttcaatTCCCATTGTTGAGCCAACGAAAAAAGTCGCGGAAGATTTAGAAAAGTACGATAAACGCTTCGCGAAAAGCAAGGAAGCTCAACAAGCGCGACAATTTCATAATTACATCGCCCACACTAAAATCATTCATGCGCCAATACGACAAGAACGTTTAccaagaaaacaaaaaattaaacctaTGGAACGTACCGATGAAGAAATTGTCGTTCAGGAAGTATTTGTTTCATCAAACGGTTTTGTGGAAACCTCCGAAGATGGTGTTTTAAAAGAGCGCGTCCCATTACAACCAACCGAATTTATACAACTTAGCGATACGGACGACGAAGAAGTTGAAAAAACACCGCGAAGGAAACGCAAATCAAAGAAGAAACCGTTTATTGAAATAACAATAAGCGATAGTGATGATGAAGATTCTGATACGGTGATAGAGGTGCCACCAAAACGACCTAGAGGCAGGCCTCCCAAGTCGGTGCCAGAACCATCATCACCACCACTAATATCGTCGGACAGCTCTGAAGAGGAACCAgaagaaattataattttaaggGTGGACAATAAATGTCCTAAGTGCCCTAAGAGTTTCCCTAGCGAGGGAAGTTTAAGATCGCACATGCAGTGTCATGCTTACGAAGAAGACGAATCcgatgttaatttaatgtgCGAAAAATGTGGGGAGCAATTTAAAAACTCGGCGTTATTAAATCGACACGCTAAGACACACGTTACGGCAGCCTAGTGTCGTTTATTAAACTTAGGACTTTTTTTGTACATAGTTTAATGTAATTGATGATGGCCTTTGAATGTGTTTGTATGATCGAATTATCTGAAagaatgtaataaataatgtgtatatgaaaataattattgatgtTTTATTATCTTGGttgtaaaaacttttaaataaatttttgaataaagtttaaacgtcaatgtgacataaattcaatgttaccaactgtaaccaacttcacaacaatttgtcaaaattaaatgtcaattttatgaaacgctttttacgaaaattaattaatttatacttaaatcaTACGAGAAAAAGAGtatgtttacgtttttttaatgtcaatcCTTTAGAAagtcctaaaaaaattaaattaaattgacgtttcttgaaattttgacgtttcaaataagtgaattgaaaaataactacctctttatatattataagcaGAGCCCGGATAGTTTAGGAAAAGTGCGCCCCTCTACACGAAACGAATTCCATGACAACGACATAAGTACGTTAAT of the Onthophagus taurus isolate NC chromosome 10, IU_Otau_3.0, whole genome shotgun sequence genome contains:
- the LOC111420237 gene encoding uncharacterized protein, whose product is MNEENDPIRDPDYQLTDSVKHQKKIREDLENKQMINKIKTVIRREFQKELETREKQLELIQQRLTKAAKSLHLLRYCLITSYYNKNEFQVSSSNEDVPFIDKQSRIHPAVKRLLGNNSEHIYSNLGLRKKKHREFIVKEEIKNTTDIKIEKPLNIEVKNEPKKEEIETLSNVNLIRNRKLYKHQIVIGNISKWAPSESPEDSSTHKWMVYIRGPKEYPDISHIIQKVIFNLHPSYKPNDVIEVMKSPFHLSRRGWGEFPLRVQLFFHGELNKPVDVIHNLKLDRTRTGRQTLGNETIIELSLYDMNKGDMKIRKLNGICEKTNPEEIQENKGEIIIKEEVPEELSANDESKTIQIEIKKESLSEWDLTTYIDFEHNYCQKNSVETENSANSNEISKEINVVQPINGGLIGNKNKRKLPVLTLNPLFNKRIKTEFFEDPENVDMERYEINLDLYKLKNLDQTLIVLFKKLPLVNEVAQYGNYKWMYPFTASSVAEFTNWNVAKQFSSEWARSQLIRKLVQSAFKIPSITTKNILKFGRAHGFTFPLTYDVYPTFNQKILDYSQFKTDYEWKNLSFEEETHIDIIGNSSNKPKREEGILIKWTDNFKDERSFVKQTALDVGVLLKQDQIIPGVLYSTSERIIYECVKSFAEDLIRRSLCWAVTNEKFDNDSLLTPSHIIKGLHHRKEFKKLLSFNKDTFRY
- the LOC111420231 gene encoding AT-rich interactive domain-containing protein 4B-like, producing the protein MSNRTNFCNDQYQESISMEQAILVQGGDLESVSEPYITTNGDGTQYLSILDSQNEIVLNEMNDVDFEHNPMSQPEEEGGVPDEQGGQVVLYRVDDSDELYGVQFLQDETGILRKYQFKVRQTEDGILEALPDTLQVIPLDDEEIEQIPEVPETPQNPIFVKQEQQLLSEADGFNQDVLFERDPRDTKEGILGHKQALLETVDESAMDFEENQIFHESMEEVTMEKESNLTNVKVEGGIPEISFQHKSYLNEENSGENLLEEIPNTYELLKKQNQIHHNGNEDCSELVESGNIDSYLESSISIEEELEEEEEEEDDDDDDYEEEEDEEESENDSIDGDHVTGDEVREISTNLDLNRKFSYQRIPGKRKVIQNILRKIKVSDIKSSGNELEGQFYYLIRDPEKENLVKYQNTSPLISTNPRSILKTSIPIVEPTKKVAEDLEKYDKRFAKSKEAQQARQFHNYIAHTKIIHAPIRQERLPRKQKIKPMERTDEEIVVQEVFVSSNGFVETSEDGVLKERVPLQPTEFIQLSDTDDEEVEKTPRRKRKSKKKPFIEITISDSDDEDSDTVIEVPPKRPRGRPPKSVPEPSSPPLISSDSSEEEPEEIIILRVDNKCPKCPKSFPSEGSLRSHMQCHAYEEDESDVNLMCEKCGEQFKNSALLNRHAKTHVTAA